The following are encoded in a window of Bacteroidia bacterium genomic DNA:
- a CDS encoding Crp/Fnr family transcriptional regulator: MDEKLKSKNCTICGHRSHSVFCNSSGDNISEISDGKVTSMYKKGQYLFYEGAHPHGLFCISEGKIKLSQIGDEGKETIVRLAKSGDIIGYKALLGGNRYTASAITLEDSIVCFIPKETFFNVLKKDPDLSLSLLSLLSSELHNAENKIVQLAQKPVRERLAEALLFLRETYGSEEDGSTINVQLSREEIANIVGTATESTIRLLSEFKKDGMIDMVGKKIKVVDKDRLVKTANVAY, translated from the coding sequence ATGGATGAGAAATTAAAATCAAAAAATTGCACCATTTGCGGACACCGCAGTCACTCCGTATTTTGTAACTCCAGCGGGGACAATATCAGTGAAATCAGTGATGGCAAAGTTACCTCTATGTATAAAAAGGGGCAATACTTATTCTATGAAGGTGCTCATCCACACGGATTATTCTGTATCAGCGAAGGGAAAATTAAGCTTTCTCAAATTGGTGATGAAGGCAAAGAAACTATTGTAAGACTTGCCAAAAGCGGGGATATTATTGGATACAAAGCATTACTTGGTGGAAATAGATACACTGCTTCCGCTATCACTTTAGAAGACAGCATCGTTTGTTTTATCCCTAAAGAAACATTTTTTAATGTCTTAAAAAAAGATCCTGACCTCTCACTCTCTCTCTTGAGTTTGTTAAGTTCTGAGTTGCACAACGCGGAAAACAAAATTGTTCAATTGGCACAAAAGCCCGTGCGTGAACGACTTGCAGAAGCTCTGTTATTCCTCAGAGAAACCTATGGCTCGGAAGAAGACGGCTCTACAATTAATGTTCAACTGTCAAGGGAAGAAATTGCCAATATCGTAGGAACAGCCACCGAATCTACTATCAGACTTCTCTCAGAATTCAAAAAAGACGGCATGATTGACATGGTGGGAAAGAAAATTAAAGTGGTGGATAAAGACAGGTTGGTTAAAACTGCCAACGTTGCTTATTAA